The Zhihengliuella sp. ISTPL4 genomic interval CATCACCCGGATGGTTCTCGCCGGAGCGCTGAACGTCCGCGGTGTGGAGGCGCAGCCGCGGGTCACGCACGGGCATCCGATCGATGCGCCTGGCACGCCGCTCGCCCTGTGGACCCCGGGGCACACGGCGGGGCACTGCGCGTACTTCTTCGAGACCGCCGGCGTCCTCATCGCCGGTGACGCCCTGGTGACGCTCGACCCGTACACCGGCGAGACCGGGCCGCAGATCGTGGCGCGGGCGGCGACGGCCGATACCGCCGAGGCCATGGACTCGCTGGACACGCTGGCCGAGACCGCCGCACGCGTCGTCCTCCCCGGGCACGGGGCCGCGGTGCTCGACGGCGTGGGGCCCGCGGTCGCCGCCGCACGACGACGCGGACCCCACTGACTCCACCGCCTCAGTCGAGCAGCGTCTCCCCGATGTAGCCGCCTTCCGCGCAGCCCGGAGGCACGGCGAACACGGCGGATCCGATCGGGACGGTCCACTCGTTGAGCAGGTCGAGCTCGTCGAGCCGTTGCTGCATGGGGACGAACTGGCGCGCGACGTCCGCTTGGAAGGCGACGAAAAGGAGGCCCGATTCCGAGATCGCACTCCCGCCCGGGCGCTCGTCGTAGTTGTACGCCCGGCGGAAGATGCGCTCGGTCCCATCGCCGCGCGCGCGCCGGATGTGCGCGAAGGCCGGGATGACGGGGAAGCCGATGGCCGTCGTCGCGTCGAAGTCGGGCTCGTCGAACTCCGACGTCCCGGTGAGCGGTGCGCCGTCGCGGAGTGTCCGCCCCACCGAGGCCTCGCGACCCCCGCGATCCAGGCGATCCCAGGCGTCGAGGTCCATGCGGATACGCCGCAGGACCATCCCGGTGCCTCCGGCCAGCCATCCGTCATCGCTCCAGACCACGCGCTCGAAGTCATCGGTACCCGGCTGCGGATTGCTCGTGCCGTCGACCTGGCCGAAGAGGTTGCGCATGGTGGTCCCCGCGCGCTCGGTCCCGTGCGCACGGCGGAAGCCCTGCTGGATCCACCGGACGGTCGCGAACCCGCGCGCGTCCTTCAGGAGCATGCGCTGCGCATGCGCGGCCGTGAGGGGATCGTCCGCGGCGATCTGCAGGAGCAGGTCGCCGTCGGAGAACTCCGGCTGCAGGCGGTCCACCCGGAAGGCGGGCAAGGGGGCGAGCCAGGAGGGGGCGTCGCCGCCGGCTCGGGCCACGAGCCCGGGGCCGAAGCCGAACGTGACCGTCAACCGCGCCGGCGACAGCGCGCGCTCCGGCTCGGAATCCGCGAGCGCCGAGCGCCCCTGGGTGAGTCTCGCCGCGTCGTCCGTGAGGATCCGCAGGAGTCGGCGGAGCCCCTCACGGTCGATCTCCGGACGGAGGTCCAGCGCCACGAACGAGCCGTGCGCCTGGGCTGCGGTGTCGATGCCCGCCTGATGGATGCCGTGGAACGGAACGGTGAGGGTGCCGTTGAGCGGTGCGGCGGGCTGGAGAGCCTCCGCATCCCCGCGAGAGAGGGCGAGGTCCGCCCCGACCGCGACGGCGGCTCCGACGCCGGCGACAGCCCCTCCGAGGAGGAACTGCCGCCGGGTCGAGCCGCTGCGGCCGGTGCGCGCGCCCGAGACGCGCGCGGACATCAGTGGTCCATGCCCTCGTGGTCGTCGGCATCGTCGTAGTTCTCGTTCGCGCCGGAGTAGTCCTTCACCGGCGCCGTGAAGTCGAACGTGGAGTTGTCCGACAGGGTGACGGTGAAGGCGACCTCGTCACCGGCGCGTAGCGGCTCGGCGAGATCCATCATCATGATGTGGTTTCCTCCGGGCTCCAGGGCGAGACCGCCACCCGCGGGGACGACGAAGCCCCCGGCGATCTCGCGCATGACCATTTCGCCGGCCTCGTTCTCCACGGTCTCGTGCAGCTCGATCATGGGCGAGGCGGCGGAGGCGACCGAGGTCACCGTCACGTCCCCGTCGCCCTCGTTGCGGAGCATCCCGAAGGCCGCCGTCATACCTTCGTCGGCCGACTTGACCCAGGCGTCGTCGATCCGGAGAGCTTCGCCGGCGGGAGCGGCGGCCGGCGGCTCGGCGGCCGGGGCCGTGCACCCGGTGAGGGCGACGAGCGAGAGGGCGATCGTCGCCCCGAGGCGGGGGAGGGAAGTGCGAGTGTTCATGGTGATGCCTTTCAGGAGTTCTCTGCCATGTCGTCGCCGGAGTCCGGCGGCACGGCGGCCGCGCGGCGGCGGCGAAGGACGAGGAGGAC includes:
- a CDS encoding MBL fold metallo-hydrolase, encoding MSRAGEWVEVVPGFFCIGVADVNCYLVQTADGLTLFDAGLPRSRGVLLDLLDHLGAEAADIDAVVLTHGHFDHVGVARGLREEGVSVFVHPRDAELARHPYRYRPATPRVPYVLSHPRGIPTITRMVLAGALNVRGVEAQPRVTHGHPIDAPGTPLALWTPGHTAGHCAYFFETAGVLIAGDALVTLDPYTGETGPQIVARAATADTAEAMDSLDTLAETAARVVLPGHGAAVLDGVGPAVAAARRRGPH
- a CDS encoding Dyp-type peroxidase, with the protein product MSARVSGARTGRSGSTRRQFLLGGAVAGVGAAVAVGADLALSRGDAEALQPAAPLNGTLTVPFHGIHQAGIDTAAQAHGSFVALDLRPEIDREGLRRLLRILTDDAARLTQGRSALADSEPERALSPARLTVTFGFGPGLVARAGGDAPSWLAPLPAFRVDRLQPEFSDGDLLLQIAADDPLTAAHAQRMLLKDARGFATVRWIQQGFRRAHGTERAGTTMRNLFGQVDGTSNPQPGTDDFERVVWSDDGWLAGGTGMVLRRIRMDLDAWDRLDRGGREASVGRTLRDGAPLTGTSEFDEPDFDATTAIGFPVIPAFAHIRRARGDGTERIFRRAYNYDERPGGSAISESGLLFVAFQADVARQFVPMQQRLDELDLLNEWTVPIGSAVFAVPPGCAEGGYIGETLLD
- a CDS encoding copper chaperone PCu(A)C, which gives rise to MNTRTSLPRLGATIALSLVALTGCTAPAAEPPAAAPAGEALRIDDAWVKSADEGMTAAFGMLRNEGDGDVTVTSVASAASPMIELHETVENEAGEMVMREIAGGFVVPAGGGLALEPGGNHIMMMDLAEPLRAGDEVAFTVTLSDNSTFDFTAPVKDYSGANENYDDADDHEGMDH